The window CGACTCTTTATTCCTGTTCGTCGCCCTTTGGTGTAGTGCTGTATCCGAGggggaggtggtggtgcgACATGCATTAGGGGGCGGACTCGGTGAGGACAAGATGCACGGTTTGGCAATGGATGTGTGCTGTAGTACCGTAAGTAGGTGGTTGAGCGGATATTCTATTGGGCAATGGCTACTAGATGATACATAAGGGGTCTTCATGGCGTTTGGAATGAACAGTTTGCTTGAAAGATGCGTAATGAAGGAGAAAGATCTGTTGACGTGGTGCTGCACTGAGGGAGGAACTGGAGTTATATGAAGTCCGTTTTGAGTCTGCCTCGGTTGGATGCAAAGCAAGTCTAGGGTCGTTTAGTGCTGCTTCAAGATGTCATTTGCTCAAAGCCATGGGTATTGAACGAGAgatagtacggagtaattCGGTTTTCCTTGATTGGCCCAAAGCCCACCAAAGCGAGCTCTGATTCGGGGTCCGATTCGGGATCCGTGTGTCGGGGTCTGATCATCGGGGATCTCACGTCCTGTTTGTtcaaaaaggaaaagaacaagctgcttctgcatccCGCAAACTCCGAGTGTCCAATAGACAATTCCGGGTGTCCAATAGGCAAGAATAACCTGGCATTAGCCTGCCCTGCTAATGCTAACATGAGAAGTGGTCGCGCCACCGGAAGCCGTGGTTGACATGTGCTCTGGGCTAAACACGCGCAAGGCCATGTACTCTGGACGAAGGCTTTCCGGGAATAAGGGATTTTAGACGGGATATCCAtgacttttttcttggagTTTTGTGAGTCAACGGGCGTTGGATTACCGCTCCGAATATCGCAGTTAGTATTTAGCTAGACTGAAGAGAGTTATGATGAATGGATAGATGAAATTAATTGAATTGGATTTTGTTGTCGATGTGACTGACGCCGTGGTTGGGGAGTACTAGGAACACTGAAGCTAAGGCACCTCTAACCCAGAGGCTGCGAGATGGGGTAACAATACCTGACCCATTGATCACTCTGCTAGACTTGTATAGCGCAGGGGGAAACGTAAGCCCCGAAgtctctgctgctgtgctAGGATTGGAACAAGTGGCAGAGCTTCATGTAGGGCAAGCTGGCTCCCAAGGCAGGGCAAAGGCTGGCGCTGAACAGGAGCAGACATACATtgatacatacatgtacaggcTTACATGAGAAGCAATCGGGATTACGATCAAGCTTATGGTGCTCGCGCGATGCAATCCGATGGCAATTGCAGTTGCAAGTATGGGGTACTCGGCTGGCGTGGCGCACATGTGCTGCTGGAAGTACCCGACGCTGTAGCACGCAGGCAAATGCCCAAGCCCCGCACTTTTAGGCGCGCACATGCTCGCTGATTGGCTGGCCACTACGGGCTGGCCGTCTCTGAATCGCTGCCATCTGAACTCTGTCTGCCCTGGCGTCTCCGGGCCCAATGGGAGAAAGAATTATTACTTCTGCTGGAAAATTATAagacaaaggggaaaaaaaaaaagagagaaagagaaaaatctTACCCCACAGCCACGCACAGTAAGGACAACTATTGCAGTACCCGCTAGCTTCGTACTGTTGCCTGCACGTCACAGCGGCAGGCTACCTGGCGACAAGTAGCCCTCGAAGTCTGACTAGGTACGATCACTGCCAAATATTAGTAGATCTGCCCGGCATCGCCCTTAGAACGGACCCTCTGACTCTAACCTGGCCCAGGCTTAAGTGAACTTTTTTCGATTCAATCGTCTCttcttatttcttttctccatccTGTTATTCTTCCTCGCCACTCCTCCCCCGCGATACCCTCAATTGTTTGCACCtcgcaaaggaaaaagagcACCCAGTCTGCTCACGTGCAAAGCATCTCTGCGCACACTCTCGCTTTTATTCTTCAATCCCCAACCTTCTTGCCTTCAAGGCAAAGCCTTTGCCTCGACTCTTCTACTTTTTATTTGTTACCCACTATAGCTCTGTTCGCGATGCTCCGAAGTCGCCAGGCGACAACCAGAGCCGTTCGGGCTCTGGGACAGGCTCGTGCCTTTACCTCAACGACGACGcccatcaaggccgccacTCAGAAGAAGATTCCTACTGGCCAGAGAAATCAGGCGACGGCGAGCGCTGCACCGTAAGTTACACATTGAAACTCTCGTGAGCTTTGCATTTGTGGTTTTTTCTCTCGGTTGTGCGCCTCGAGGACTAGGTGTTCTTACATCTTGGTTTTTTGCCGCCGATGACCGGGGGTGCCAAATTGTGGACGAGGTGCAGACAATCGAtttttgctgctggcgcgTGCATTGGAAATTCTTCTGTTTTCCTTGGATAGAATTTGCTAACAAGATGACAATTGGTCGCGCAAAATAGAAACGTCCGTCCCGTCCCGAGCCCTGCCTTCAACACAGCAGACAATGATCGAAGCCATGTGCAACCTCTCGTCAACCCGCAGAAGCCTGACATGGATGAATCGTACGTTGAAAACCTTTTCCGCCGCTACGAATATGCATACATGGGCGAAAAATCACATCAAGAGAGCATTCATAAAAGTCAATTGAGCTTATTCTgactctttcttcttcttcttactCTCTAGATTCATTGGCAAATCCGGAGGCGAAATCTTCCACGAGATGATGCTGCGCCAAGGTGTCAAGCACATTTGTAGGTTCCGATGCCGGCCGCCCACCCGGGCTCCATCTACTCCATAACTCTAGCTAAGCAACTCTCGCTAACCTTGAGTCACCTTATAGTCGGATACCCTGGCGGCGCTATTCTCCCAGTTTTCGACGCCATTTACAATTCAAAACACTTCGACTTTATCCTGCCCCGTCATGAGCAGGGAGCCGGCCATATGGCCGAGGGCTACGCCCGTGCCTCGGGCAAACCCGGTGTCGTCGTGGTGACTTCCGGCCCTGGCGCTACCAATGTCATTACTCCCATGCAAGATGCCCTGTCAGACGGAACCCCCATGGTCGTCTTCTGCGGCCAGGTCCCCACTGCAGCAATCGGCAGCGATGCCTTTCAAGAGGCAGACGTTGTGGGTATCTCACGGGCTTGTACCAAGTGGAACGTCATGGTCAAGAGCGTTGCTGAGCTGCCCAGAAGAATCAACGAGGCTTTCGAGATTGCCACCAGTGGCCGTCCTGGCCCCGTCCTTGTTGACTTGCCCAAGGATGTCACTGCTGGTATCCTGAGAAGAGCCATCCCGACTGACACGGCTCTGCCGACTCTGCCCAGTGCCGCCACCCGtgctgccaaggagctgaGCACACAGCAGCTAAATGCTTCCATTAAGCGTGCTGCTGATCTCATCAACATGGGCAAGAAGCCCGTCATCTATGCCGGTCAAGGTGTTATCCAGTCCGAGGGTGGTCctgagcttctcaaggagcTTGCAGACAAGGCTTCCATCCCCGTCACCACAACCCTTCACGGTCTGGGCGCCTTTGACGAGCTGGATGAGAAGTCATTGCACATGCTGGGCATGCACGGCGCAGCATATGCCAACATGGCTATGCAGCAGGCTGATGTTATCATCGCTCTCGGCAGTCGATTCGACGACCGTGTCACTGGTGTCGTCTCAAAATTTGCGCCTGCAGCTaggcaagctgctgctgagggccGCGGCGGCATTATTCACTTTGAAATTATGCCcaagaacatcaacaagGTCGTCCAGGCTACCGAGGCCGTGGAAGGCGATGTCGGCGCCAACATGAAGCTCCTCATTCCCCAGGTAAAAGCCAAGACCATGGAAGACCGAAAGGAGTGGTTCGACGCGATCAaggggtggaagaagaagtaccCTCTATCGCACTACCAGCGAGCTGAGCGAACTGGCCTGATCAAGCCGCAGACTGTCATGGAGGAGATTAGCAACCTGACGGCCGACCGAAAGGACAAGACGTACATTGCCACTGGCGTAGGCCAGCACCAGATGTGGGTTGCCCAGCACTTCCGCTGGAGACACCCTCGATCCATGATCACTTCTGGTGGTCTGGGCACCATGGGCTACGGCCTTCccgccgccattggcgcCAAGGTGGCTCAGCCCGACTCTCTCGTCattgacgttgatggcgaCGCTTCCTTCAACATGACTCTGACGGAGCTGTCCACTGCTGCGCAGTTCAACATTGGCGTCAAGGTTGTTGTCCTTAACAACGAGGAGCAGGGCATGGTGACTCAGTGGCAGAACCTCTTCTATGAGGACCGCTACTCACACACTCACCAGAGAAATCCTGACTTCATGAAGCTGGCTGACGCAATGGGCGTGCAGCACCAGCGCGTCTCAGAACCCGATAagcttgttgatgctctGAAGTGGCTGATCAATACCGATGGCCCCGCTCTCTTGGAAGTTGTCACCGACAAGAAGGTGCCTGTCTTGCCCATGGTGCCGGCTGGATCGGCTCTGCACGAGTTCCTCGTCTTTGATCCTGGTAAGTTTGCTACACAGCTTCTATTCGTCATCGTGAATCAAGACATACTAACGAATTTGCAGAAAAGGATAAGCAGCGACGTgagctgatgaaggagagaaCGAAGGGTGTGCATTCCTAAGCGATTAAAGTAATCATTGGAGGAGTCTACTACTTTCCTATTCGACCCTGATTTTTCAGTTCAATTCCccgtctctttttttccctttcgGGTTTATATCATTTTTGTGTCATTTACACACAATATTGTTCCGTTTggagttttcttttctcttttttttttatcacaTTTGGTGCTCAAAGGCGGCGAAACCTAGCTTTCATAGTTGTGGCACTTGAAAAGTTTGTCGCGAGGGGGGCTTTGGGAAGAGTGCGACGAATGGGTTTTCAGAAAGATTTACCCAGAGTTCGAAAAAAAGGTGATTGGATAGGATGAAGATATAGTAAAAACATGCCTGTAGTATGTGGAGTATGATGGGTTGGACTGAATGATACAATATCACAGTTTTGGCCTACATTGAGTTGACTTGTTTGCTGAGTGATGAAATATGATTCGATGATAGTGGATGATCTTGGTGTCGACTGAGCCTAGGTATTCTCGGTGTAATGTCACGACTGTGCTCCGTTCGGATCTGCTTGAGCTGGATCGACTCACTCCGAATGTCGACCTTATCTTCATACATGCCCTCCACCAACGCAGCTGAACCAAGAAAAGTTGCGTTCAAATACTACTTCCTTTTCCCATTTCTCTACAAGGTGTGGCATGAGATGAACTTGTGGATGCGATGCGCCTCCCCACGCATCCGCACCTTATCCCGTTTGACCGACTTGTGTTGGACGAGCTATACGGCTACGTCGTTCAGCTCGGTATTGAACGATTGGGtggacaaaaaaaaggaatggAAAGCATCATTTCGCATTACACGGAAGCAACtgagtacctgtacattGATGGGCCGGATTTGCCAGATCCACCCCCGAGCGACTTGGTGTTTTTCGACGGCGAAGGGAACTCTAGTTTTGTAAAGTCGGTCATACTGACGAGGATCCGCCGGGGTCAGCGAGAGAAGGGTGTTGCCGTCTTGAATTGGGAACGTCCTGGGCGGATTTCGCTTGGGAACGGGGAGCCGTTTACTTGCCAGTGGACAGTCTGTGTGTCCGATACAGAGGATGCAGGCTCGCGTGAACAAAGAAGCTGGCAAGGTCggccaaaaaagaagatacaGGATCCAACTCGATGTAGTCCAAAGTATACGCGTAATTTGGCTTGCAACCCTTATCTTGAGGTTTTGGTACCACTTGGAAGCCTCAAAATTTTTATGTGACCTTGTATTCTACTTCCTGTGAGAGTGAAAATGCCCCAAAGCGGACAGGCTAATTCAGCCTCACTTCACCAGGGCGAGGCTAAGAGAGCGCCCTGGCCTAACACTTGTTAGGCTTTTGGGGATGGCTGAATGGCTGGATGGCGGGTTTCCCCGCCTTGTCGATCCTTTTTCATGACGACCTAGAAGGAGGAAAATCATCATCTATAAATATTTATGAAAAGGGAGGgaaatattattatttttttcacCTCTTGCTTTATCGGGCTTGAGAAGAATCAAAGCGAGTGTTTTGCGAAATTTGATTCGAGACGTCGTCGATGACGGCCTGATGAGCGAAGGAGACGATGAACGACGCGGTGGTGGGGATGATGCCTTGGCGAGGGAGTGGATTGTTACCTGTATGTGGTGTTTCATTTAAAGCACTTTTTttatgaagaagattgtgtTGGATTTACGATTTACTGATAGAGGTCTGTGGTTTTAGCGACtcttgatggagatggagatatgAACGAACACACGGATGTCAGTGAGACGAGCACGTTACTGCCTACAAGCCGAGGGCCATCTTCATTGGCCGTACAACCATGGCCACGACACGCCGAAGATGGACCAGGCGAACaaagtcaagaagaagaacaacaaCCGAATTCCTCGAGGAGGATGGGTAATATCTTCAGCTGCGAGGGATTGCTGAGGGTGGGCTTGTTGGTAGtgatgttggcgatggtAGGATTGGCGGTGGTGAGGGCGTTGAAGGGTAAATTTTCGCCGGGGCTTGTTGCGGGAGGCGGGttcatgatggtgatgtgtaTTTTAGTGAATAAGAGGGAGTTGAGGGGGAGGTTGGTAAGTGATTGATGGAGATTTTTGGGCTTTGGGCTTATGTGTTTTTTATGTGTTTGCCATTTGCGACTGAGCGTGCTAtttttgaagatgatgggcaAAGATTATTATATACGACATGATGATATACGAAACTGATATTACGCAGCAATTGTTACCGTTATATGGAA of the Trichoderma breve strain T069 chromosome 4, whole genome shotgun sequence genome contains:
- a CDS encoding thiamine pyrophosphate enzyme, central domain-containing protein, which codes for MLRSRQATTRAVRALGQARAFTSTTTPIKAATQKKIPTGQRNQATASAAPNVRPVPSPAFNTADNDRSHVQPLVNPQKPDMDESFIGKSGGEIFHEMMLRQGVKHIFGYPGGAILPVFDAIYNSKHFDFILPRHEQGAGHMAEGYARASGKPGVVVVTSGPGATNVITPMQDALSDGTPMVVFCGQVPTAAIGSDAFQEADVVGISRACTKWNVMVKSVAELPRRINEAFEIATSGRPGPVLVDLPKDVTAGILRRAIPTDTALPTLPSAATRAAKELSTQQLNASIKRAADLINMGKKPVIYAGQGVIQSEGGPELLKELADKASIPVTTTLHGLGAFDELDEKSLHMLGMHGAAYANMAMQQADVIIALGSRFDDRVTGVVSKFAPAARQAAAEGRGGIIHFEIMPKNINKVVQATEAVEGDVGANMKLLIPQVKAKTMEDRKEWFDAIKGWKKKYPLSHYQRAERTGLIKPQTVMEEISNLTADRKDKTYIATGVGQHQMWVAQHFRWRHPRSMITSGGLGTMGYGLPAAIGAKVAQPDSLVIDVDGDASFNMTLTELSTAAQFNIGVKVVVLNNEEQGMVTQWQNLFYEDRYSHTHQRNPDFMKLADAMGVQHQRVSEPDKLVDALKWLINTDGPALLEVVTDKKVPVLPMVPAGSALHEFLVFDPEKDKQRRELMKERTKGVHS